CTTCTTTATGGTTTCCGCTATACGATGATCTTTGCTTTGGGCAGTTGGATCGCGACTTACGTCCTCGGCATCACGTTCGGTTCTTTGATGGGTTACTTGGGTGGCAAAACGGATCTTATCGGTCAACGTGTTGTTGAGATCGTGGAAAGTACGCCGATCTTGTTCGTATTGATCACGATCATTTCGATCTTTACGCCAAGTTTGCCTCTTTTGATTATCTTCTTCGCGTTCTTTAGCTGGACGGGTATTTCTGCCTACATGCGTGCGCAGTTCCTTTCATTGAGAAAGCGCGAGTATGTTGAAGCGGCGAAAGCGATTGGTGCAGATCACAAGCGTATTATCGGTAAACACATTCTGCCGAATGGTTTGACGCCGATCGTGACATTTGCGCCGTTCTTTATCGCAGGTGGTGTAAATACATTGTCGTTCTTGGATTACTTGGGACTAGGTCTTGTTCCGCCAACACCAAGCTGGGGTGAATTGATGGCCCAAGCTCAAAAGTGGTTCACGATCGCTGAATGGCTCGTATGGGGCCCAATGGTAGCCATCGTCGTAACATTGACCGTCTTAATCAACATCGGCCTAGCAGTCCGCGACGCCTTCGACGCAAAAATGTAAGGTACCTGCTTCCCTTTCGTAACGAAAGGTGCACGGTACCTCCGCTCTAATATCGATCCACTTCTAAATGATGAATAAAAGTTCCCGAGCTTCGGTTAGAAAATCCGAAGCTTGGTCGTTTTAAACTTTTCCGAATCGTTTCTTTGTCATTTTCTAAAGGCTTCGTGTTGAGCCAAGTTAATGTCGAGTGTGGCTTTTCTTCTAATAAAAGATCTGGCGCAAGCGGAATGACGCCATTTCGCAATCCGAGTCTTATCTGCAGAGTGCTGAACGGATAATCTTCAACCTGGGCGCAAATTTTTGCTTCCACAGGATTTCGATATACATATTTATAGACGTGTTCCAAGTGAAGGTCTTTGGTAATAACAGATCTAAAGTAACGAGATCCGTAGGTTTGATTTATTCTTCCGGAGCTTCTGGATATGACTCGAGAAGTTTCCCGCATGAAATAGTTCATCGCTTCTTGCATATTGTTTTCGGGAAACCGCGCAATCAAGTGGAAGTGGTTACTCATCAGAACGAACGCATGGATTTCCACTTTATAGGCTTGATGAATGAAGTAGAGATAGTTCGACATAATCTCCCAGACTTCATGGATGGGAAGATGGAACCATTCTTTATTGTGTGAGCGTGCTGAAAGGTGATACGGAAATTCGGCTGTGTAGATTTGTTTTTGTCTTGGCATATTGGATACGGACAAAGCAAAAAGGCTCCCTCAATGGGAGCCTTTTTATAAGTATATGGTATCCGATTTGACACTGTACCTTCCGTGACTGATCGGAAGCAGGTACCTATTCGGCTTCTTCGAGGTAGGTGTAGCCTGAGAGGCCTTCCTCGTAGTGCTTGATCAGAAGTTTTGCTTCTTGTTTTGTGATCGAGCCTTTTTGGATGCTTTCTTCTGTTGCCTGACGAACATTGTCTACCATTTCCGAGCGGCCGTACTGAACGTAAGAAAGAACTTCCGTCACTGTATCGCCTGGAACGTAATGGTCGATGGTGTAACCGACGCCGTTCAAAGAGATGTGAACTGCATCTGTATCTCCGAAAAGATTGTGCAGGTCGCCAAGGATCTCTTGGTAGGCACCCGTCAAGAATACGCCAAGGTAGTACTGTTGACCGTCTGTGAATTGATGCAAGCGGACCGTTTCTTTAGGCTCTCCTGATGCCGTGTCGATGAACTTTTCGATCACGCCGTCAGAATCACAAGTCAAATCCGCCAATGTGGCTTCACGTACGGGCTCTTCACCCAAGCGGTGAATTGGGATCACTGGGAACAATTGTCCCACTGCCCATGAATCCGGTACGGATTGGAATACAGAGAAGTTCGAGAAATAAGTGTCGCAAAGCTCTTTAGAAAGGGCTGTCACGATGTCTTCGCAGTCCGGAGTGGCCCGAGCCAATTTCACCATCTTCGTAGCGATGGCGAAGTACATGCTTTCACACCAAGCGCGTTGTTCAAGACTCAAAACGCCGTAAGTGAAAAGCTGAAGAGTCTCTTGTTTCGCTTGCTCGAGGTCATTGAAGCACTCGTTGATATTGTCTTTGTTCACCTTCTCGTAAATGTACTGCATGTCTTGCATGATCGAGTGATCAGTCTTTAAAGCAGGACGAGGAGGTTCGTGACGATGAAGGTCGTTAATACCCATCACGTTGAAGACAAGAACAGAGTGATGCGCCACCAAGAAGCGGCCTGACTCTGTCACGATGTCTGGATGAGGAACGCCTTTTTCGTCGCAAAGAGTTTGCAAAACAGACACGATGTCGTTCGCGTACTCTTGTTCAGAATAGTTTACGGAACTGTCAGAGTGGCCAGAACCATCGTAGTCAACGCCAAGACCACCGCCGACGTCGATGTACTTCAAGCCCGCGCCCATTTTCACAAGCTCTGTATAGAAGCGTGCGCCTTCTTTCAAAGAAGACTTGATGGACTGAATTTGTGGAACTTGCGAGCCAATGTGGTAGTGAAGAAGCTCAAGGCATTCAAGCATGCCTTCTTTTTTCAAGTACTCAACGCCCTCAACGATTTCCGTCGAAGTTAGACCGAATTTAGAGCGAGCTCCTGAAGAGTCCACCCACTTGCCGGCACCTTGAGTGTTTAATTTTGCCCGGAAACCGATCTTAGGACGCGCGTTGAATTTTTTTGCGCAGTCCACGATCATTTTTAATTCTTCTTTACGATCGACAACGATGATCGTGTTTCTTCCCAATTTTTGAGAAAGAATCGCCGTCTCGATGTATTCGGAGTCTTTGAAGCCGTTGCAAATGATGAGCGCATTTTCCGTGTTCATCAAAGCAAGAACAACAAGAAGCTCAGGTTTAGAACCCGCCTCAAGACCCATGGAGTAACCACGACCGTATTTCACCAACTCTTGAACGAGATGACGTTGTTGATTCACCTTAATAGGGTAAACGCCACGGTAAGAACCTTTGTAGCCATGATCCGCGAAAGCTTTTTGGAAACAACCGTTCAAAAGCTCTACACGAGATTTAATAATTTCAGGAAAGCGAATCATGATAGGAACGCGAATACCACGGTCCAAAAGATCTTGGGTCAATTCAAACAAATCCACTGTGGGACCGTTTGCGCCCATAGGAGTCACAGCAACGTTGCCGGCTCCGTTGATTCTGAAATAACCGTTGCCCCAGTTGTTAATCCCATAAAGCTCCGCGCTTTTTTCAGGACTCCAATTAGACATCTCTTTTGGCCCTCATCTCTTTGTGGTTTAGATTCACAAAGTGGTTATATAGTTTCTTGCTTGGCCCTAAAAGATTTGTTTTAAAAACTGGTCCTAGGGGGCCTTGCTTTAAGGCACCCCTTTTTGGAATGCCTACTTCACGATCAAATTCAAAATCTTCCCGGCTTTGTAAATCACCTTATCGGGATTTTTTCCGCCAAGAACCGAAGACACCGCTGCAACAGCTTTCGCCGCCGTTACCGCTTCCTCTTCAGAAGCTGCAACGCCAATTTCGATCGTGCCGCGCATTTTGCCATTCACTTGCACGCCGATAGTGACCGTGTCATCAGCGACGAGGGTACTATCATATTTTGGCCAAGGAGCCAAAGAGCAAAGTCCCTCTCCGTTCATTTTTTCCCACAATTCTTCCGCCAAATGAGGAGCAAAAGGAGCCAGAATCTGGACGAGCGGTTTCAAAGCCTTTTCAGAGCGACATTCCGCCTTGTAGAGCTCGTTTACAAGGATCATCATCGCGCTCACAGCCGTGTTGAAACTCATAGTTTCGATATCGTCTGTGACTTTTTTAATCGTTTTGTGAACTAATTTCTCAATCTCAAGAGGTGGAGCGTCCTTGGTGACGACAACTTGGCCTTCATCGTTCGCAACCAAACGAGAAACACGGTCCAAAAAGCGTTTTACGCCGTCAATGCCGGTTGGAGACCACGCTTTGTCTTTATCCAAAGGCCCCATGAAGCTGACGAAGGTGCGTACAGCATCGGCTCCATGCGTGTGGCAGATATCCAAAGCAGGGATGACGTTGCCGCGAGATTTCGACATTTTCTCACCATCGGGGCCGAGAACCATTCCTTGGTGAGCCAGTTTTTGGAAAGGCTCGTCGTGAGTCACCAATCCGCAGTCAAAAAGTACCTTCATCCAGAAGCGGGAATATAACAAGTGGCCGACGGTATGCTCAGGCCCACCGACGTAAAGATCCACCGGCATCCAATACTTTTCCGCATCAGGGCTGAAAGGCGCTTGATCGTTGTGAGGATCAATGTAACGCAAGAAGTACCAAGAAGAACCCGCCGCTCCCGGCATGGTGTCAGTCTCGCGACGTCCTTCTTTGCCGTCTTTGGAAACGTAACGAACCCATTCCGCGTTGCGAGCCAGTGGGGCCTCGCCTGTATCGGAAGGTTCATAATCTGCAACTTCCGGAAGAACCACAGGAAGTTCATTTACAGGAACGCCGCGGCTGCCGTCCGCAAAATGCACGATCGGGAACGGCTCGCCCCAATAACGTTGGCGCGAGAACAACCAGTCACGGAGTTTGTACTGAACTTCGCGTACACCCAATTTTTGCGCTTCAAGGTGAGAAAGCATTTTTTTGATGGCATCGGCTTTCGACAAACCATTCAAGAAATCGGAATTCACCAAAGTCCCGTCGCCTTCGAACGGAAGAGCGTCGCCGCCCTCAAGAACGCGTTTTACAGGAAGTTGGAATTTTGTCGCAAATTCAAAGTCACGCGCATCGTGACCAGGAACGGCCATGATCGCGCCAGTCCCGTAGTCCATCAAAACATAATCAGCGATCCAGATCGGAGTTTTTTCCCCTGAAACAGGATTCAAAGCATACGCGCCTGTGAAGACGCCGGTTTTATCTGTCGTCGCTTTACGATCGACCTCAGATTTGCGAGATGTCGTCGCGATATATTCTTCCACTTGTGATTTATGTTCGGAAGAAGTGATTTTTTTCACCAAAGGATGCTCGGGAGCCATCACCATAAACGTCACGCCAAACAAAGTGTCGGGTCGAGTGGTGAAAACTTCGAAAGTATCGCCTGTGCCGTCGATTTTGAAAGTGACACGTGCGCCTTCGCTTTTGCCGATCCAGTTGCGTTGCGCTTCTTTCGTGCGCTCAGGCCAATCGACTTTGTCGAGGTCGTTCAAAAGGCGCTCGGCATAGTCCGTAATTTTCAGCATCCACTGCTTCATTGGAACGCGAATGACCGGGTGACCGCCGCGCTCGGATTTGCCGTCGATGACTTCGTCATTGGCAAGAACCGTTTTCAAAGCAGGGCACCAGTTCACGGGAACTTCTTTTTGATAAGCAAGTCCACGCTCGTAGAGCTTTAAGAAAATAAACTGAGTCCACTTGTAATAATTCGGTTCACATGTGGAGATTTCGCGGCTCCAGTCGAAGCTGAATCCGAAAGACTGCAATGTCTTTCTAAAACTCTCGATCGCTTTTTGTGTTGTGATTGCAGGGTGAATGCCGGTTTGAATTGCATATTGTTCCGCCGGCAAACCGAAGGCGTCATAACCCATGGGATGAAGAACATTGAATCCGCTGGCTCTTTTATAACGAGAGATAATATCAGCAGGAGTGTACGAGGCGATATGGCCCACATGCAGTCCAGATCCCGACGGATAGGGGAACATGTCCAAAGCATAATACTTAGGCTTCTTGCTATTTGTCTCGGCTTGAAACGCTTTCGCCTCAGCCCATTTCTTTTGCCACTTATGTTCGTACTCGGTGAAATTCATGCTCATAAAAACCTCTTCATATCTAAATATCGAAAACCCCAAGCCAATTCAATGAATATACTGTCGCATCAGAGAGGAGTTTAAGGCCGGGCGAAGGTCGCAACGGGGAAGTTTGTGAGGATCATTACGAGTGCGAGATCAAAGTCCAGAGTTAGACGTTAGAAGAGATTTGATCTCAATAAAATCCCCTATTTAACCGAAGAGAAGAGCTGAAGTTACACTGGTATGTAAGATGAGTTTTGAAGTAGGCATGAAACAACCCAGAAGTCGCCGTATCCTTGTGATCGACGACGACAAAGACAGCTTAGAGATTCTATTGGAACCTCTGCGCTGGGAAGGCTATGACGCCCGTGGCGTGACCTCAGAAGCAGAGGCGCACGCGCTGGTAGAGTCATGGATTCCGCATGTCGTGATTCTGGATTGGATTGCTCCATCTATGGCAGGTTTGAAAATCCTGCGTGCTATGCGCGAGCGTTTGGCTCACGTTTCCTGCGTTTTCGTTTCAGAAAATTCCAGCACAGAAGCCATTATCGAAGCGCTCGACGCCGGAGCGGATGACTATATCGTCAAGCCGTTCGTGCCTTTGGAGCTTTTAGCGCGCATTCGTACCCAATTGCGTATCCGCGATTTGCATGAGCAGCTGCTTTTTGCCAATGAAAAACTGAAAGAGCTTGTGGATACGGATGACCTCACGGGTCTTTATAACATGCGCTCTCTGTATCAACGTCTGGACTTCGAGATGGAGCGTGGTCGTCGCTTCCACCGCGATGTCTGTGTCGTGATGATGGATATGGACTACTTTAAAACCGTGAATGACGGCCACGATCACTTATTCGGAAGTTACGTTCTGTCGGAAGTCGGTAAAATCATTCGCGCGAACACGCGCAATATCGATATTCCGGCTCGTTACGGTGGTGACGAATTCCTTGTTGTTTTGACGGAAACGAATCACGAAGGTGCGATGTACTTCTGTGAACGCTTGCGTGAAAACATCCAGAAAACCACTTTCAAAAGTGGTGATGACTCAATCAAGCTGACGGCTTCCGTTGGTTTTGCGATTACAATTCCCGGCGAAAATATTACGGCTCGGGAATTGGTTCGTCGTGCCGACCATGCCCTGTACGATGCCAAGCGCGGGGGACGCAATCAGGTTTGCTATTACAAGCCCGAACAAGCTCCCGTCGTCGAGCTCAAGACAGCCGCGCAAAAACGCCGAAAAGCAGCAGGTTAATCGTTGACGAATGTAGGGTGATCTACGAAAACCCTGTATATGGCAAAATCTCTTTCCAATCCAGCTGACATCATTCGCAATCGTGCCGCTTGGATTTCTGCTATTGCCAGTCTTCTTATTTTTCTTCTTAAAATGGCAGCCTATCGAGTCACCGGATCGACAGCGGTTCTATCCGATGCGCTTGAAAGTATCGTGAATGTGATTGCTTCCGGTGTTGCTTTGTATGTCGTTCGTTTTGCCGCTCAGCCGGCCGACCATGAACATCCCTATGGGCATGGGAAAGCGGAATACTTTTCTTCCACATTTGAAGGCGGAATGATTTTCTTTGCCGCGGTCATGATTATTTATGAGAGTGTGAAAGCACTTATCTATCGCGAGCCAACGCAAGAATTAGAAATGGGTCTTTTGATTGTCGGGGGAGCGGCCATTCTGAACCTTGCTTTGGGCTTATACCTGCAGCGCGTGGGGAAAACTCATCAGAGTGACGCTCTGAAAGCCAGTGGCGCGCATGTTCTTTCCGACGTCGTTACCACGGCCGGAGTCATGCTCGGTCTGTTATTGGTTTTAGTCACGGATTTGCAGTGGATTGACCCGTTGGTCGCGATCTTAGTGGGCCTTCAGTTGGCTTATTCGGGATACAAAATCATGCGCGAGTCCATCGGCGTTTTGATGGATGAGCAAGATGAAGAGATCCTGCAAAATCTGACTAATGCTCTCGAAAAAAATCGCCATCCTGGTATTATCGACATCCATCATTTGCGCACGATTCGCTCTGGGCGCTTCCATCACATTGATGCTCACTTGGTGGTTCCGGAATACTGGGATGTCGCTAAAGTTCATGAGTTTTCTCAAGATTATGAGAACAGCGTGGTAAAGGATTATGACTTTGATGGCGAGCTCGCTTTTCACCTCGACCCATGTAAAAAATCCTACTGCCGTGTCTGTGCGGTAGAGAATTGTCCGATCAGACAAAAACCATTTGAACTCCACAGACCATTCACTGTGAAAAGCTTGACCGATGGCCCGCGTCCGACTAATCAAGGGACGTATGACATTCCAGGCTCCACGCAGACAAATTAACATTACGACAAATCTTCCTCATCAAAATGCTTATACTTTGGCGTTGAACGGCGAATACTCGCATGTGGCATTCGATGAAGTGCGCGCTCCGTTGAACAAAGGAAAATGGCGTTCCGATGTTTTTAAAGCGGACGCGTCGATGCCGATGGATGTGGAAGTGGGAACTGGAAACGGAACTTACTTTGCGCACCACGCGCAAACGCACCATCAGCGTCTTTTGGTCGGTCTGGAATTGAAATACAAACCTCTGATCCAGTCCATTCGTAGAGCTATTAAAGCCGGTTGCAAAAATGCGGCGATTGCACGCTTCCATGCTTTCAATATCGATGAATTGTTCACGGAAGGCGAGATTGATAATGTCTATATCCATTTCCCAGATCCTTGGACCTCGCCCAAAAAACCGAAAAACCGTTTTGTCTGCAAACAGAATTTAGAATTGTTGCATCGTCTGCAAAAGCCAGGATCGTTCATCAATTTTAAAACGGATTCTTTAGAGTACTTCTTGTGGGCGATGGATGAAATCCGCCAGGCTCCTTACAAAATCATTTTTGAGACGCAGGATTTGCATAATTCAGAAATGAAAGACCAAAACTTCGAAACGGCGTTTGAGAAAATCTTCCTGCGCGAAGGTATTAAAATCAATTTTGTTCGTTTGCAGAAGATCACTTAAAGAAAAGCGGCACGACTTCGATCGCAATCAGCACAATGATGATGATTTCAAGAAGCTGGCTTTTCTTTTCGTGCGATTCGCTGACAAATAGACGCGAAACTTGCGCGATGCTGTTCAATTTCTTGTCGACACTTTCCTGCCAGTCTTTAAAGCGCAGACGCATTAGGGCTGCGCGAAAGATTTTCGCAAGATAAAAATCCCCCACCACTTTCATGCTGTTTTCGACACTTTCGATAGTGTCAGAGATTTCCAGGTAAATCTGTGCCGCCTCTTTAGAAAGTCGCACGTAATAGTT
This region of Bdellovibrio sp. 22V genomic DNA includes:
- a CDS encoding transposase, translating into MPRQKQIYTAEFPYHLSARSHNKEWFHLPIHEVWEIMSNYLYFIHQAYKVEIHAFVLMSNHFHLIARFPENNMQEAMNYFMRETSRVISRSSGRINQTYGSRYFRSVITKDLHLEHVYKYVYRNPVEAKICAQVEDYPFSTLQIRLGLRNGVIPLAPDLLLEEKPHSTLTWLNTKPLENDKETIRKSLKRPSFGFSNRSSGTFIHHLEVDRY
- a CDS encoding cation diffusion facilitator family transporter produces the protein MAKSLSNPADIIRNRAAWISAIASLLIFLLKMAAYRVTGSTAVLSDALESIVNVIASGVALYVVRFAAQPADHEHPYGHGKAEYFSSTFEGGMIFFAAVMIIYESVKALIYREPTQELEMGLLIVGGAAILNLALGLYLQRVGKTHQSDALKASGAHVLSDVVTTAGVMLGLLLVLVTDLQWIDPLVAILVGLQLAYSGYKIMRESIGVLMDEQDEEILQNLTNALEKNRHPGIIDIHHLRTIRSGRFHHIDAHLVVPEYWDVAKVHEFSQDYENSVVKDYDFDGELAFHLDPCKKSYCRVCAVENCPIRQKPFELHRPFTVKSLTDGPRPTNQGTYDIPGSTQTN
- a CDS encoding diguanylate cyclase, which gives rise to MKQPRSRRILVIDDDKDSLEILLEPLRWEGYDARGVTSEAEAHALVESWIPHVVILDWIAPSMAGLKILRAMRERLAHVSCVFVSENSSTEAIIEALDAGADDYIVKPFVPLELLARIRTQLRIRDLHEQLLFANEKLKELVDTDDLTGLYNMRSLYQRLDFEMERGRRFHRDVCVVMMDMDYFKTVNDGHDHLFGSYVLSEVGKIIRANTRNIDIPARYGGDEFLVVLTETNHEGAMYFCERLRENIQKTTFKSGDDSIKLTASVGFAITIPGENITARELVRRADHALYDAKRGGRNQVCYYKPEQAPVVELKTAAQKRRKAAG
- the trmB gene encoding tRNA (guanosine(46)-N7)-methyltransferase TrmB, with the translated sequence MTFQAPRRQINITTNLPHQNAYTLALNGEYSHVAFDEVRAPLNKGKWRSDVFKADASMPMDVEVGTGNGTYFAHHAQTHHQRLLVGLELKYKPLIQSIRRAIKAGCKNAAIARFHAFNIDELFTEGEIDNVYIHFPDPWTSPKKPKNRFVCKQNLELLHRLQKPGSFINFKTDSLEYFLWAMDEIRQAPYKIIFETQDLHNSEMKDQNFETAFEKIFLREGIKINFVRLQKIT
- the leuS gene encoding leucine--tRNA ligase; the protein is MSMNFTEYEHKWQKKWAEAKAFQAETNSKKPKYYALDMFPYPSGSGLHVGHIASYTPADIISRYKRASGFNVLHPMGYDAFGLPAEQYAIQTGIHPAITTQKAIESFRKTLQSFGFSFDWSREISTCEPNYYKWTQFIFLKLYERGLAYQKEVPVNWCPALKTVLANDEVIDGKSERGGHPVIRVPMKQWMLKITDYAERLLNDLDKVDWPERTKEAQRNWIGKSEGARVTFKIDGTGDTFEVFTTRPDTLFGVTFMVMAPEHPLVKKITSSEHKSQVEEYIATTSRKSEVDRKATTDKTGVFTGAYALNPVSGEKTPIWIADYVLMDYGTGAIMAVPGHDARDFEFATKFQLPVKRVLEGGDALPFEGDGTLVNSDFLNGLSKADAIKKMLSHLEAQKLGVREVQYKLRDWLFSRQRYWGEPFPIVHFADGSRGVPVNELPVVLPEVADYEPSDTGEAPLARNAEWVRYVSKDGKEGRRETDTMPGAAGSSWYFLRYIDPHNDQAPFSPDAEKYWMPVDLYVGGPEHTVGHLLYSRFWMKVLFDCGLVTHDEPFQKLAHQGMVLGPDGEKMSKSRGNVIPALDICHTHGADAVRTFVSFMGPLDKDKAWSPTGIDGVKRFLDRVSRLVANDEGQVVVTKDAPPLEIEKLVHKTIKKVTDDIETMSFNTAVSAMMILVNELYKAECRSEKALKPLVQILAPFAPHLAEELWEKMNGEGLCSLAPWPKYDSTLVADDTVTIGVQVNGKMRGTIEIGVAASEEEAVTAAKAVAAVSSVLGGKNPDKVIYKAGKILNLIVK
- the speA gene encoding biosynthetic arginine decarboxylase — its product is MSNWSPEKSAELYGINNWGNGYFRINGAGNVAVTPMGANGPTVDLFELTQDLLDRGIRVPIMIRFPEIIKSRVELLNGCFQKAFADHGYKGSYRGVYPIKVNQQRHLVQELVKYGRGYSMGLEAGSKPELLVVLALMNTENALIICNGFKDSEYIETAILSQKLGRNTIIVVDRKEELKMIVDCAKKFNARPKIGFRAKLNTQGAGKWVDSSGARSKFGLTSTEIVEGVEYLKKEGMLECLELLHYHIGSQVPQIQSIKSSLKEGARFYTELVKMGAGLKYIDVGGGLGVDYDGSGHSDSSVNYSEQEYANDIVSVLQTLCDEKGVPHPDIVTESGRFLVAHHSVLVFNVMGINDLHRHEPPRPALKTDHSIMQDMQYIYEKVNKDNINECFNDLEQAKQETLQLFTYGVLSLEQRAWCESMYFAIATKMVKLARATPDCEDIVTALSKELCDTYFSNFSVFQSVPDSWAVGQLFPVIPIHRLGEEPVREATLADLTCDSDGVIEKFIDTASGEPKETVRLHQFTDGQQYYLGVFLTGAYQEILGDLHNLFGDTDAVHISLNGVGYTIDHYVPGDTVTEVLSYVQYGRSEMVDNVRQATEESIQKGSITKQEAKLLIKHYEEGLSGYTYLEEAE
- a CDS encoding ABC transporter permease subunit — protein: MMDPIQKYLIKNELTLKRYKRFKRDRVAVISVWVLLTMFFFSFTAELWANNHPHVVSYQGKLYFPLFVDYHPTDFGRDDIYVMDYRQLEMKEGDWSIWPLIQWDPYESNKNVDTYPSPPTKENWIGTDESGRDVMTRLLYGFRYTMIFALGSWIATYVLGITFGSLMGYLGGKTDLIGQRVVEIVESTPILFVLITIISIFTPSLPLLIIFFAFFSWTGISAYMRAQFLSLRKREYVEAAKAIGADHKRIIGKHILPNGLTPIVTFAPFFIAGGVNTLSFLDYLGLGLVPPTPSWGELMAQAQKWFTIAEWLVWGPMVAIVVTLTVLINIGLAVRDAFDAKM